The Sulfurihydrogenibium sp. YO3AOP1 genome has a window encoding:
- a CDS encoding HDOD domain-containing protein, which yields MGLFGDKKQKKSTKPKEEALGLDLRWDKYYINKSIKIDDLGEIEFISKSLLRLKTDKKTDLIQEGLTIPVKINGKEYKCLVLEIAEGKIDLAFKEEFEDIEFIKENTRFIESYKTSKKYTITDKEIEGIKISQDFINAINLLSEVDDPDADAESLSFIINQIPPLKNKIIEEANKASENVIEEIKDLPTAIARLGMDKIKKLSYQYFDLFVATYKNPMENFESFNQFNITKVQAFKKFAPYIPFQPKRKLGLLLLLLENVSSIANLFVEKDSNYKSILKNALKFYSYPLRIYEKYLFGEDYLSLNGRFLERKFKILLEVNDSYKLAHLLLNPMLSLKQEPLNLSNRNLKRAYLYYLVFLAVNFLVYNDKKSGFILYNRLKRFGMSVNESTDFLNEIVFYVNKILTALKIKPYLRTPSPVNYTISCKKNFPESGDFIDLIETFKKLGSGKFKRLALRHQDSKFAGLLLNYLINDPEIGLHDKSFIIIPSEEIQNPDSLLIENLADFDIVYFKNIDNLSPVIYREFYKIWKNFEGIIIADYSYYSFLDFDPTKIQIFHIIKENKIDIPLLTENQKAYDFLKEQAKNMYIELFEKTDFKNLDKIESNLYDLESAFLMLLD from the coding sequence ATGGGATTATTTGGAGACAAAAAACAAAAGAAGAGCACGAAACCAAAAGAAGAAGCTTTAGGTTTAGACCTAAGATGGGACAAATACTATATAAATAAAAGTATAAAGATAGATGATCTGGGCGAGATAGAATTTATCTCCAAGTCTTTACTAAGATTAAAAACAGATAAAAAAACTGATCTCATTCAAGAAGGATTAACTATTCCTGTTAAGATAAACGGAAAAGAATATAAATGCTTAGTTTTAGAAATAGCAGAAGGAAAAATAGATTTGGCATTCAAAGAAGAGTTTGAAGATATTGAATTTATAAAAGAAAATACAAGATTTATAGAAAGTTATAAAACATCAAAAAAGTATACAATTACAGACAAAGAGATTGAAGGCATTAAAATATCTCAAGATTTTATTAATGCTATAAACCTGCTTTCTGAAGTAGATGACCCAGATGCAGATGCAGAAAGCTTGTCTTTTATAATAAATCAAATTCCGCCTTTAAAAAACAAAATTATAGAAGAAGCAAACAAAGCTTCTGAAAATGTTATAGAAGAAATAAAAGATTTGCCTACAGCCATAGCAAGACTTGGTATGGATAAAATAAAAAAGTTAAGCTATCAGTATTTTGACCTATTTGTAGCAACTTATAAAAATCCAATGGAAAATTTTGAAAGTTTTAATCAGTTTAATATAACTAAAGTTCAAGCTTTTAAAAAATTTGCTCCTTATATACCTTTTCAACCAAAAAGAAAATTGGGATTATTATTACTACTTTTAGAGAACGTTTCATCTATAGCAAATTTATTTGTAGAAAAAGATTCTAATTACAAAAGTATATTAAAAAATGCTCTTAAATTTTATTCTTACCCTTTAAGAATATATGAAAAATATCTATTTGGAGAGGACTATTTATCTTTAAATGGAAGATTTTTAGAAAGAAAATTTAAAATACTATTGGAAGTAAACGATAGCTATAAGTTGGCACATCTTTTATTAAATCCAATGTTGTCTCTAAAACAGGAGCCTTTAAACCTTTCTAATAGAAATCTAAAAAGAGCCTACCTTTACTATTTGGTTTTTTTAGCAGTTAATTTTTTGGTCTACAATGACAAAAAAAGCGGATTTATTTTATACAACAGGTTAAAAAGATTTGGAATGTCTGTAAACGAATCGACAGATTTTCTTAATGAAATTGTTTTCTATGTGAATAAAATTCTAACAGCTTTAAAAATAAAACCTTACTTAAGAACTCCATCGCCCGTAAACTACACCATATCTTGTAAAAAAAATTTTCCAGAAAGTGGAGATTTTATAGATTTAATAGAGACATTTAAAAAGCTTGGCAGTGGGAAATTTAAAAGATTAGCTTTAAGACATCAGGATTCTAAATTTGCAGGACTTTTATTAAACTATCTGATAAATGACCCAGAAATCGGATTACATGATAAGTCTTTTATAATAATTCCTTCGGAAGAAATTCAAAATCCTGACAGTCTTTTGATAGAGAACTTAGCAGACTTTGACATAGTTTATTTTAAAAATATAGATAATCTCTCTCCTGTTATTTATAGAGAATTTTACAAAATTTGGAAAAATTTTGAGGGTATAATTATTGCAGATTATTCTTATTACAGCTTTTTAGATTTTGACCCAACTAAAATCCAGATTTTCCATATAATAAAAGAAAACAAAATTGATATTCCACTTTTGACAGAAAACCAAAAGGCTTATGATTTCTTAAAGGAACAAGCTAAAAATATGTATATTGAGCTTTTTGAAAAAACAGACTTTAAAAACCTTGACAAGATAGAAAGCAATCTGTATGATTTAGAATCTGCTTTTTTGATGCTTTTAGACTAA
- the rplU gene encoding 50S ribosomal protein L21, translating to MYAIVKTGGKQYKAEPGRLLKVEKLCANEGETVELPAICVRLDNGELKTEGKVKATVVKHDKHKKILVFKYKRKKNYKRLKGHRQPYTLIKVEEIV from the coding sequence ATGTATGCAATAGTAAAAACAGGTGGAAAGCAGTATAAAGCTGAACCGGGAAGATTATTAAAAGTAGAAAAATTATGTGCAAATGAAGGTGAAACAGTAGAATTGCCAGCAATCTGTGTAAGATTAGACAACGGCGAGTTAAAAACAGAAGGAAAAGTTAAGGCAACTGTTGTTAAACATGATAAACATAAAAAAATATTAGTTTTTAAGTATAAAAGAAAGAAAAACTATAAAAGATTAAAAGGTCATAGACAACCTTACACATTAATTAAAGTTGAAGAAATTGTTTAA
- the rpmA gene encoding 50S ribosomal protein L27 encodes MASKASGGSTRNGRDSISKRLGVKRYDGQVVRAGNILVRQRGTKIYPGKNVGMGKDYTLFALIDGKVKFETSKGKKVVSVYPVET; translated from the coding sequence ATGGCATCAAAAGCAAGTGGTGGTTCAACACGTAACGGTCGCGATAGTATATCCAAACGCCTTGGAGTAAAGAGATACGACGGTCAAGTTGTTAGAGCCGGAAACATTTTAGTTAGACAAAGAGGTACAAAAATATATCCGGGTAAAAACGTAGGAATGGGTAAGGATTATACTCTCTTTGCGTTAATCGATGGAAAAGTCAAATTTGAAACATCGAAAGGAAAAAAAGTAGTAAGCGTATATCCAGTAGAGACGTAA
- the epmA gene encoding elongation factor P--(R)-beta-lysine ligase — translation MKKIYSDKSTIIKSIREYFYRTGSIEVFTDILRDFSNLDNNIYPVELFVYDERSQPIRKFLHTSPEPSMKKILSEIKTDIFQITKVFRNYEGSCKHKIEFTMLEWYRVGYDLDDLMEDTQNIFIESAISLYKKPKIKYKGREYNLLDWQKITVDEAFYIYTGIYPENIDKMNKFLKEKESYFKESQDWEELFFRIYAFYVEPNLGKEKPTFIYDYPPQLSAFAKVKDGKGKRFEAYINGIELVNGYHELNDPVELESRLKQDIEKKKKEGFDYPLDTEFIKASQNLPECSGASLGIDRLIMILLDLESIHGI, via the coding sequence ATGAAAAAAATTTATTCTGATAAATCAACAATAATCAAATCCATCCGAGAATATTTTTATAGAACCGGTTCAATAGAGGTTTTTACAGATATTCTTCGAGACTTCTCAAACTTAGATAATAATATCTATCCGGTTGAACTTTTCGTGTACGATGAAAGAAGTCAGCCAATTAGGAAATTTCTTCATACATCGCCAGAACCTTCAATGAAAAAAATTTTATCTGAAATAAAGACAGATATATTTCAAATTACAAAAGTTTTTAGAAATTACGAAGGGTCTTGTAAGCATAAGATAGAGTTTACGATGCTTGAATGGTACAGAGTTGGATATGATTTGGATGATTTAATGGAAGACACTCAAAATATTTTTATAGAATCTGCGATATCATTGTACAAAAAACCTAAGATTAAATACAAAGGCAGGGAATATAACCTGTTAGACTGGCAAAAAATCACAGTAGATGAAGCTTTTTACATTTATACAGGTATATATCCGGAAAATATAGATAAAATGAACAAATTTTTAAAAGAAAAAGAAAGCTACTTTAAAGAAAGTCAAGATTGGGAGGAGTTGTTTTTTAGAATTTATGCCTTTTATGTAGAGCCAAATCTTGGCAAAGAAAAACCTACGTTTATTTATGACTATCCACCACAGCTTTCAGCTTTTGCTAAAGTAAAAGATGGAAAAGGAAAAAGGTTTGAAGCCTATATAAATGGAATTGAGCTTGTAAATGGATATCATGAACTAAACGACCCGGTAGAACTTGAATCAAGACTAAAGCAAGATATTGAAAAGAAAAAGAAAGAAGGTTTTGACTATCCATTAGATACTGAATTTATAAAAGCTTCTCAAAACCTTCCTGAGTGTAGCGGCGCATCCTTAGGAATTGATAGGCTTATAATGATTCTCTTAGATTTAGAATCTATTCATGGTATATAG
- the tsaB gene encoding tRNA (adenosine(37)-N6)-threonylcarbamoyltransferase complex dimerization subunit type 1 TsaB, which translates to MFLSIDTFSDNFGVAIIKDNKVLVIREYLKPKPFSEVLMPEIQDIFNKLKIEPSQLKGVIVNQGLGSNTGLRVGLITAKTLAYSLNINLYYFRTLDVMVYKYRHFCGDVIAVLNIGKSNVAYKINENEPVITSFEEFKNQFEKKENSLIIEKNLNLDWNNCISLKTSLCVDGGFYALERDLKADPFLLEPIYHE; encoded by the coding sequence GTGTTTTTGAGTATAGATACATTTTCAGATAACTTTGGAGTAGCGATTATAAAAGATAACAAAGTTTTAGTTATACGTGAATATCTAAAGCCAAAACCGTTTTCAGAAGTATTGATGCCAGAAATTCAAGATATATTTAATAAGCTTAAAATAGAACCTTCACAGTTAAAAGGAGTTATAGTAAATCAAGGACTTGGTTCTAATACCGGTTTACGTGTAGGTTTGATTACTGCTAAAACTCTTGCCTACTCTTTGAATATAAATCTATATTATTTCAGAACCTTAGATGTTATGGTCTATAAATACAGGCATTTTTGTGGCGATGTGATAGCAGTTTTAAACATAGGAAAATCAAACGTTGCTTACAAAATTAATGAAAATGAACCCGTTATCACTTCTTTTGAAGAGTTTAAAAATCAGTTTGAGAAAAAAGAAAATAGCTTAATTATTGAAAAAAATCTTAATTTAGATTGGAATAATTGTATAAGTCTTAAAACTTCTTTATGTGTAGATGGTGGATTTTATGCTCTTGAAAGAGATTTAAAAGCCGACCCATTTTTATTAGAGCCTATATACCATGAATAG
- a CDS encoding diguanylate cyclase has protein sequence MQHYTKQVDAENRISCLPVVDDNNLIGIITEKDIVKYISKGITEDKIGDLASKPVITVSFNDTLDNVLKLIKEKNIRHLVVLNENDKIAGILTQRDILRSLEFDYTRFLEKKLRFTKEALGLFPDPVIELVDTGNEQILIWGNQKAAEIFGNLNSKNIEDIIPEKEWSYIFYKLKKEGKVEGIKFNTENKYFELSGVYFNIEERDYKGRIKIVLKDITTEYEKSEKFKKELDILKKVINSTEDMMIIYQPTTGKLKLWNNAVRLRLGFTDDELKNKTIYDIVEIDRNILNENIQRILRKGEVIRGQRFYKNAYNNFLTVEIIATKVSFNGEDDILIVARDISDKLKMEEELRQKVKELSGIHEFILNLNRCHQEEEAYNLLSHTLIHKLGIDTVSIFKINPSLNRIQEHLVFGNGNYKSCLDNNPHYCKVFNSPQNFIVNSPDSYKCNQFCSDFCSYMCLSVVSNGKTIALLSLISKKEGFFTPEKVSYINDLINIFSPVLSNLRLIEINKELSIRDPLTGLYNRRFALEFMNKEIEKSKRNGKPLSIVMIDLDDFKKINDIHGHSAGDNILKIFSDVLKKELRKSDISCRWGGEEFLLILPETSKDKTLDVIERIRMTFQLNTMGIVSSRPYLTASMGIASYPEDSDNIDEIIKIADDRLYVAKREGKNRVVTH, from the coding sequence ATGCAACATTATACGAAGCAAGTAGATGCTGAAAATCGGATTAGCTGTCTTCCTGTTGTTGATGATAATAATTTAATTGGTATTATCACAGAAAAAGATATTGTTAAATACATTTCAAAAGGCATAACAGAAGACAAAATTGGAGATTTGGCTTCAAAACCTGTAATAACAGTTTCATTCAATGACACGCTGGACAATGTTTTAAAGTTGATAAAAGAAAAAAATATAAGACATTTGGTAGTACTTAATGAAAACGATAAAATTGCAGGCATCTTAACACAGCGAGATATATTGAGGTCCTTAGAATTTGATTATACAAGATTTCTTGAAAAAAAGCTAAGGTTTACAAAAGAAGCCTTAGGATTATTCCCTGACCCAGTTATTGAACTAGTTGATACAGGTAATGAGCAGATTTTAATTTGGGGAAATCAAAAAGCTGCCGAGATCTTTGGTAATCTTAATTCAAAAAACATAGAAGATATAATACCAGAAAAAGAATGGTCTTATATTTTTTATAAACTTAAAAAAGAAGGAAAAGTTGAAGGTATTAAGTTTAATACAGAAAATAAATATTTTGAGCTTTCTGGCGTATATTTTAATATAGAAGAGAGAGATTATAAAGGCAGAATAAAAATAGTTCTAAAAGATATAACGACAGAATATGAAAAGAGTGAGAAATTTAAGAAAGAATTAGATATCTTAAAAAAAGTAATTAACTCTACGGAAGATATGATGATTATTTATCAGCCTACCACTGGAAAGCTTAAACTTTGGAATAACGCAGTAAGATTAAGATTAGGATTCACTGATGATGAACTTAAGAATAAAACTATTTACGATATTGTGGAAATAGATAGGAATATTCTTAATGAAAATATTCAGAGAATTTTAAGAAAGGGCGAGGTTATTAGAGGACAAAGATTTTATAAAAATGCATACAATAATTTTTTAACGGTTGAAATTATAGCCACAAAAGTTTCTTTTAACGGTGAGGATGATATACTTATCGTGGCGAGAGATATCTCAGATAAATTAAAGATGGAAGAAGAGTTAAGACAAAAGGTAAAAGAGCTTAGCGGAATACATGAATTTATTCTAAATTTAAATAGATGTCATCAGGAAGAGGAAGCTTATAATTTATTATCCCATACTTTAATTCATAAATTAGGAATTGATACAGTTTCTATTTTCAAGATAAATCCATCTCTCAATAGAATACAAGAACATCTTGTTTTTGGCAATGGGAATTATAAAAGCTGTTTAGATAACAATCCCCATTACTGCAAAGTTTTCAATTCTCCACAAAATTTTATAGTAAATTCCCCAGATTCTTATAAATGCAATCAATTTTGTTCTGATTTTTGCTCATATATGTGTTTGTCTGTCGTTTCAAATGGCAAAACGATTGCATTATTGTCATTAATATCAAAAAAAGAAGGATTTTTTACACCAGAAAAAGTTAGCTATATTAATGATTTAATAAATATTTTTTCACCAGTTTTATCAAATTTAAGACTTATAGAGATAAATAAAGAGTTATCTATAAGAGACCCATTAACTGGACTTTACAATAGAAGGTTTGCATTAGAGTTTATGAATAAAGAGATAGAAAAATCAAAGAGAAATGGAAAGCCTTTAAGTATTGTCATGATAGACCTTGATGATTTTAAAAAAATTAATGATATTCACGGTCATTCTGCAGGAGATAATATATTAAAAATTTTTAGTGATGTATTAAAAAAAGAGTTAAGAAAGTCAGATATCTCTTGTAGATGGGGTGGAGAAGAGTTTTTATTAATACTCCCAGAAACATCAAAAGATAAAACTTTAGATGTAATAGAAAGAATTAGGATGACATTTCAATTAAATACAATGGGAATTGTATCATCACGCCCATATTTAACTGCGAGCATGGGAATTGCATCTTACCCCGAGGACAGTGATAATATTGATGAAATTATTAAAATTGCCGATGATAGGCTTTATGTTGCCAAGAGAGAAGGGAAAAATAGAGTAGTGACACATTAA
- a CDS encoding CBS domain-containing protein, with product MLISLGDCLPEIDPVVSFDLTLKDVISKMAEYNRGFVILVNNGSPKGILTERDVNKLFSLNVSLNEPAINFANKNIVTAKPNISIYYGIDLMLENNIRRLVLVSDDGKYVGTVTVDDILRHLDDEALTRKIKVRDLKFKNVITINSDATLYEASRC from the coding sequence ATGCTTATATCATTAGGAGATTGTTTGCCTGAGATTGACCCGGTTGTTTCGTTTGACTTAACATTGAAAGATGTTATCTCTAAGATGGCAGAGTATAACAGAGGTTTTGTTATATTGGTTAACAATGGCTCTCCAAAAGGTATTTTAACAGAAAGAGATGTAAATAAATTATTTTCTTTGAACGTTTCATTAAATGAACCTGCTATAAATTTTGCGAATAAGAATATTGTAACAGCAAAACCTAATATATCAATTTACTATGGCATTGATTTAATGCTTGAAAATAATATAAGAAGATTGGTATTGGTTTCTGACGACGGAAAATATGTGGGCACTGTAACGGTTGACGATATACTCAGACATCTTGATGATGAGGCTTTAACCAGAAAGATAAAAGTAAGAGATCTAAAATTCAAAAATGTAATAACCATAAATAGCGATGCAACATTATACGAAGCAAGTAGATGCTGA
- a CDS encoding flagellar biosynthesis anti-sigma factor FlgM, whose translation MNKLLEEIIKEQEMRKERIEELKRLIREKNYNVPAEEIVEKMLEKFRKKS comes from the coding sequence TTGAATAAATTGTTAGAGGAGATTATTAAGGAGCAAGAGATGAGAAAAGAAAGAATTGAGGAATTAAAAAGATTAATCAGAGAAAAAAATTACAATGTTCCTGCTGAAGAAATTGTTGAAAAAATGTTAGAAAAGTTTAGAAAAAAAAGTTAA
- a CDS encoding AEC family transporter, which yields MLENLLQIFVFFILGYTAIKLKIIPQEYSKAYIDYIMNFGFPALVVYNIYRLRFSLDVLGIIILGWIAIFLTIFVSHLISKSLKLDKKRTVAFIMMSTFSNTGFLGYPFIHSLYGEEGLRYAVIFDNLAMFLPIFLLAPFIINYAKEGSTKINIKKLLLFPPFIALVIGVSLKPFDVPEIFLNLLKTLGMTVIPIILFSVGLNLRFSHIGKDLKLLTVNMLVKLFASPLILLLILLILKIDLTLPYKVAILQLAMPPMVLASIYLIDADLEKDFAVSSVAIGIILSFLSVPIWYFLLNSLST from the coding sequence ATGCTTGAAAATCTTTTACAAATATTTGTGTTTTTTATACTTGGTTATACGGCAATAAAGCTGAAAATAATTCCGCAAGAATACTCAAAAGCATACATAGACTACATAATGAATTTTGGCTTTCCAGCCCTGGTTGTTTACAATATCTACAGACTAAGATTTAGCTTAGACGTTTTGGGTATTATAATCCTTGGCTGGATAGCCATCTTTTTGACTATCTTTGTCTCCCATCTAATCTCAAAAAGCTTAAAATTAGACAAAAAAAGAACGGTTGCATTCATAATGATGTCTACATTTTCTAACACAGGATTTCTTGGATATCCATTTATCCACTCTTTGTATGGAGAGGAGGGTTTGAGATACGCGGTAATTTTTGATAATCTTGCAATGTTTTTACCTATCTTTTTACTTGCACCATTTATAATAAACTATGCAAAGGAAGGAAGCACTAAAATCAACATCAAAAAATTACTTCTTTTCCCGCCGTTTATTGCGTTAGTTATAGGTGTATCTTTAAAACCCTTTGATGTCCCGGAAATTTTTCTAAATCTTCTAAAAACACTTGGTATGACTGTTATTCCTATTATCTTATTTTCTGTTGGCTTAAATCTAAGATTTTCACACATAGGCAAAGATTTAAAGCTTTTAACGGTTAATATGTTGGTAAAACTATTTGCATCACCTTTAATTTTGCTTCTTATCTTACTGATTTTGAAAATAGATTTAACTCTACCTTATAAAGTAGCAATTTTGCAACTTGCTATGCCGCCCATGGTTTTAGCCTCCATTTATCTAATAGATGCTGACCTTGAAAAAGATTTTGCAGTCTCTTCTGTAGCAATTGGCATTATTTTAAGCTTTCTATCAGTGCCAATATGGTATTTTTTATTGAATAGTCTGAGTACGTAA
- a CDS encoding CusA/CzcA family heavy metal efflux RND transporter, whose product MIDFILRYKFIVIFILFLIVGIGIYSFKSLPIDTFPDPTPVQVNIYTEAPGLSAEEVESLITKKVETSMSGIKDVTTVRSVSLPGLSYVSIFFKDGTDIYFARRLVMEKLTAVKGMLPSQYNPVMGPNSSGLGNVLFYVLTSKTTLLTDLRTIQEWKIRPLIMSVDGVEEISQWGPEKAFLVKPDPEKLLALGLSLDDIANAVEKGAGIAGGGFSKTPEGDLIVRSVGYYTSIEDIGNISIQSLNGTIIKLKDIAKIEEGEVPNRRGAFTLNGEEVQGNIILKRVNTSTQELVAKLKERIEEVKKILPKDVDLKVIYDQSYLTQKAIFTIEKALLEGIILISIAMLFYLGNIRAAFLVVLSIPLTLLMAFIFMKNFDISGNLMSLAGLAIGIGLFADATVVVVENIYRHLHETGLSQIGESKNSIVSKSVKEVFKPVLFAILIITIVFLPIFSFESVEGKYYKPLALTIIFALISSLLVAFVFMPVMSYFILKPSKEEETKIMRYINDVYHKILYKLLRYPKAVISIVLTAFIFSLFLLSRIGTEFAPTLDEGAVLVKSFLNPNVSLQESKMVASFVEEMAKSFPEVENAFSNIGRAERGEPEDVSYIETFITLKPYDQWKNFKTRQEFENALREKLKDFPGVSFSFTQPIQMRIDELLSGVKSTVAIKVFGDDLNKVNEIAFKIKEIVENTKGAVDVETESQSGKLQLKITPKIDQLNRYNLKTEDILALVGKYFAGYEANQVKEGLITFPVIVRLPEDYINDIEKIKNIPIQTKDGYLLTLSQVADLEITPGFFKIRHENGIRYALVLSNLEGRDLGGFVQELKNKISTQIKLPEGYFIQFSGQFENQERAMKRLSIIVPIAIFLIFVLLYINYNSVKDALIVMLNVPFATIGGIVSLYISGYNLSVPAAIGFIAVFGIATLNGVVLISYIRQLLQEGLDIDKAIEKATRLRLRPILITATAASLGLIPILLTSDIGSETQKPIATVVIGGIFTSTMLTLLILPIVYKTFYRVGLKNA is encoded by the coding sequence ATGATTGACTTTATCTTAAGATATAAATTTATAGTTATTTTCATTCTGTTCTTGATTGTTGGTATTGGTATTTACTCATTTAAAAGCTTACCAATAGATACTTTTCCAGACCCAACACCAGTTCAAGTAAACATTTACACAGAAGCTCCCGGCTTGTCGGCTGAGGAGGTAGAAAGTCTTATTACAAAAAAAGTAGAAACATCCATGTCTGGAATTAAAGATGTTACAACCGTTAGAAGCGTATCTTTACCCGGTTTATCTTATGTATCGATATTTTTTAAAGACGGAACGGATATATACTTTGCAAGAAGGCTTGTAATGGAGAAATTAACAGCAGTAAAAGGAATGCTGCCATCCCAGTATAATCCGGTGATGGGACCAAACAGCTCAGGGCTTGGAAATGTTCTTTTTTATGTTTTAACATCTAAAACAACTCTTTTAACAGATTTAAGAACTATCCAAGAATGGAAGATTAGACCTTTGATAATGTCGGTTGATGGAGTAGAAGAGATAAGCCAGTGGGGACCAGAAAAAGCTTTTTTAGTAAAGCCAGACCCGGAGAAATTACTTGCCCTTGGATTATCTCTTGATGACATAGCTAATGCAGTAGAAAAAGGCGCTGGAATTGCAGGCGGTGGATTTTCTAAAACTCCGGAAGGAGATTTAATCGTTAGGTCAGTTGGATACTACACAAGCATTGAAGATATCGGAAATATATCGATCCAATCCTTAAATGGAACTATCATAAAACTAAAAGACATAGCCAAGATAGAAGAAGGGGAAGTACCAAACAGAAGAGGAGCTTTTACATTAAACGGTGAAGAAGTGCAAGGAAACATCATCTTAAAAAGAGTAAATACAAGCACCCAAGAATTGGTAGCTAAATTAAAAGAAAGAATTGAAGAAGTTAAAAAAATACTGCCTAAGGATGTGGATTTAAAAGTAATCTATGACCAGTCTTATCTCACCCAAAAGGCGATCTTTACAATAGAAAAAGCTTTATTGGAAGGAATAATTTTAATCTCTATTGCTATGCTTTTCTATCTTGGCAATATCAGAGCTGCTTTTTTAGTTGTTCTATCTATTCCGCTTACTCTTTTAATGGCTTTCATATTCATGAAAAACTTTGATATAAGCGGTAATTTAATGTCTTTAGCAGGTCTTGCTATTGGAATAGGGCTTTTTGCAGATGCGACGGTTGTGGTTGTAGAAAATATTTACAGACATTTACATGAAACCGGTCTATCTCAAATAGGAGAATCTAAAAACAGCATAGTTTCAAAGTCAGTAAAAGAAGTTTTTAAACCGGTTTTATTTGCAATTTTAATAATAACCATCGTCTTTTTGCCTATCTTTAGTTTTGAATCTGTTGAAGGTAAGTATTATAAGCCGTTAGCTTTGACAATAATTTTTGCTTTAATCTCATCTCTTTTAGTTGCATTTGTGTTTATGCCTGTAATGTCTTATTTCATTTTAAAGCCATCTAAAGAAGAAGAGACAAAAATCATGAGATATATAAACGATGTATATCACAAGATTTTATACAAACTATTAAGATATCCAAAGGCGGTTATTTCTATCGTTTTAACGGCATTTATTTTTTCCTTGTTTTTACTTTCAAGAATAGGAACAGAGTTTGCACCTACTCTTGATGAAGGAGCTGTTTTAGTAAAAAGCTTTTTAAATCCAAACGTCTCTTTACAAGAATCAAAAATGGTTGCAAGCTTTGTGGAAGAAATGGCAAAATCCTTTCCAGAAGTTGAAAATGCTTTTTCGAACATAGGAAGAGCAGAAAGAGGTGAGCCAGAAGATGTTAGCTACATAGAGACGTTCATCACTTTAAAGCCATACGACCAATGGAAAAATTTTAAAACTAGACAAGAGTTTGAAAATGCACTTCGGGAAAAACTTAAAGATTTCCCCGGGGTATCATTTAGCTTTACACAACCTATCCAAATGAGAATCGATGAACTTTTATCCGGCGTAAAATCTACCGTGGCTATAAAAGTGTTTGGAGACGATTTAAACAAAGTAAATGAAATAGCTTTCAAAATTAAAGAGATAGTCGAAAATACAAAAGGTGCTGTCGATGTAGAAACAGAAAGCCAATCAGGAAAACTTCAACTTAAGATAACTCCAAAGATAGACCAGCTAAATAGATACAATCTAAAAACAGAAGATATTTTAGCTCTTGTTGGAAAATACTTTGCAGGATACGAAGCAAATCAAGTAAAAGAAGGGCTGATAACATTCCCTGTAATCGTCAGACTTCCGGAGGATTATATAAACGATATAGAAAAGATAAAAAACATTCCTATCCAAACGAAAGATGGCTACTTGCTTACATTGTCACAGGTTGCAGATTTAGAGATAACGCCCGGATTTTTCAAGATAAGACATGAAAATGGAATTAGGTATGCCTTGGTTCTATCTAATCTTGAAGGAAGAGATTTAGGTGGATTTGTCCAAGAGCTAAAAAATAAGATAAGCACACAGATAAAACTTCCGGAAGGTTATTTTATACAATTCTCAGGACAGTTTGAAAACCAAGAAAGAGCAATGAAAAGACTGTCTATCATTGTTCCAATAGCAATTTTCTTAATCTTTGTCTTGCTGTATATAAATTACAACTCAGTAAAAGATGCTTTGATAGTTATGTTAAACGTTCCTTTTGCTACCATTGGCGGAATAGTATCGCTCTACATATCAGGCTATAACCTATCAGTTCCGGCTGCAATTGGATTTATTGCTGTATTTGGCATTGCTACATTAAACGGAGTTGTGCTAATATCTTATATAAGACAGCTTTTACAGGAAGGATTAGATATAGATAAAGCTATAGAAAAAGCAACCCGCTTAAGACTAAGACCAATATTAATTACAGCTACCGCAGCATCCTTAGGACTTATACCAATATTACTAACCTCAGATATTGGTTCAGAAACTCAAAAACCTATTGCTACTGTCGTCATAGGTGGAATATTCACATCTACCATGCTAACACTGTTAATTTTACCTATAGTTTATAAGACGTTTTACAGAGTCGGACTGAAAAATGCTTGA